A region of Allocoleopsis franciscana PCC 7113 DNA encodes the following proteins:
- a CDS encoding TonB family protein — protein sequence MSISNFCIEQREREQQALKKFLVYSLAGSAVFHVAAAFGVSWLWQSQPELADDPIEVILVENPDTEEKPLTDTPKPEPKLVKPPTPQQPLKAEAPKPPIPEPTIPTVSLKPQAQPAPIVPAAPEKSVVEPIPPIPPVPQRAQTQPAPPAPVAPPQAPREPEPIASPPPSPIATQEPVTPPANSPTQPLQDDSATKQPQERLSEPINPESDLNPIPPGSVADNRLAPPPLRNAPEPLSTDSNPDRQIRTRLGESSSAPTAPPKEDDSNPGSVSPGAVAANPSAPPRPTGSSQALQSSSPDSRKFRQSFGSESSPSTTSPGGGDSIGNPISPGAVAANSSAPPRPSSGNNRQGTENPGGNSEGSPTGSGRDGLQCIRKCTPESPSSLNGEEGRVGVQITVDGSGNVVNATIAENGKSTQMDQAAIAAANQMKFKAPGRRVIAQLNINFAREEGTEFERQARERQAQNERERQQREQERQAQQQQERQERERQAQLEREQKGQQERENQQQLERERQEQQERDRQERERQEQQERDRQQQQENVPLTPPSQ from the coding sequence ATGAGCATTTCAAACTTCTGCATTGAGCAACGGGAGAGAGAACAACAGGCTCTCAAAAAGTTTCTCGTCTATAGCCTCGCTGGTTCAGCCGTGTTTCACGTAGCAGCGGCTTTCGGCGTAAGCTGGCTGTGGCAGAGCCAGCCGGAACTTGCCGATGACCCCATTGAAGTCATATTGGTCGAGAACCCAGACACCGAAGAAAAACCGCTAACCGATACTCCTAAGCCAGAGCCAAAGCTAGTTAAGCCCCCAACGCCACAGCAACCGCTTAAGGCAGAGGCTCCCAAGCCACCGATCCCAGAACCGACAATCCCCACGGTTTCTCTAAAACCACAGGCTCAACCCGCGCCCATCGTTCCTGCGGCACCTGAAAAGTCAGTGGTTGAACCCATCCCTCCAATTCCGCCAGTGCCTCAAAGAGCACAGACTCAACCCGCGCCTCCTGCCCCTGTTGCACCACCCCAAGCACCGAGAGAACCTGAACCCATTGCTTCACCTCCTCCTTCACCGATCGCCACTCAGGAACCGGTAACTCCACCAGCCAATAGCCCAACCCAACCACTTCAGGATGACTCGGCAACAAAGCAACCTCAAGAACGTTTGAGCGAGCCTATTAACCCGGAATCAGATCTCAACCCTATACCACCGGGTTCCGTGGCAGACAATCGCTTGGCACCCCCACCTCTGAGGAATGCCCCCGAACCGCTGTCAACAGATTCAAATCCCGACAGGCAAATTAGAACACGTTTGGGTGAGAGTTCTTCTGCACCGACAGCACCACCAAAGGAAGACGATTCTAACCCTGGTTCCGTATCACCCGGCGCTGTAGCAGCCAATCCTTCAGCCCCCCCACGACCGACAGGCAGTTCTCAGGCGCTTCAAAGTTCTTCCCCCGATTCCCGAAAATTTAGACAGAGTTTCGGGAGTGAGAGTTCTCCCAGTACCACCTCGCCCGGAGGAGGCGACTCCATCGGCAACCCCATATCACCAGGGGCAGTAGCCGCGAATTCCTCAGCACCCCCACGACCCAGTTCAGGCAACAACCGACAAGGAACAGAGAATCCAGGAGGGAACTCAGAGGGTTCTCCAACTGGCTCTGGAAGAGACGGATTGCAGTGCATTAGGAAGTGCACACCTGAATCTCCATCCTCACTCAATGGGGAAGAGGGTAGGGTCGGTGTTCAAATTACAGTAGATGGAAGCGGCAATGTCGTTAATGCCACAATCGCAGAAAACGGCAAGAGCACACAAATGGATCAAGCTGCCATAGCTGCCGCCAATCAAATGAAATTTAAGGCACCCGGACGCCGTGTTATCGCTCAACTCAACATTAACTTTGCAAGAGAGGAAGGCACTGAGTTCGAGCGCCAAGCCCGCGAACGTCAAGCCCAGAACGAACGCGAACGCCAGCAGAGAGAGCAGGAACGTCAAGCACAGCAGCAACAAGAACGCCAAGAACGGGAACGCCAAGCGCAGCTAGAGCGCGAACAGAAAGGGCAACAGGAACGGGAAAACCAACAACAGCTAGAGCGCGAACGTCAGGAACAACAGGAGCGCGATCGCCAAGAACGGGAGCGTCAAGAGCAACAAGAACGCGATCGCCAACAACAGCAGGAAAACGTACCACTGACTCCACCTAGTCAGTAA
- a CDS encoding TonB family protein gives MIASSLNIVSSSRHPLLARAIARSSTQKAIAFAHPQKHLSTVTAQVPTDSAPTRPQNSPNSNPTAGLRCISGCAPQYPAALAGEEGSARVRVVVDRNGNVVEAQVLGGSAVTEFLVAPNGNVVPKDGETTIYSKLAEAALASAKQMKFTPLANKEQAAVIVNIKYTIAGTDFDRQFRQRQERERQQQQERERQKQQKTEPIPATE, from the coding sequence TTGATTGCTTCTAGCTTGAATATTGTCAGCTCAAGTCGTCATCCACTGCTGGCAAGAGCGATTGCGCGAAGTTCAACGCAAAAGGCGATTGCATTTGCTCATCCACAGAAGCACCTCTCAACTGTAACTGCCCAAGTGCCAACAGACTCTGCTCCGACTCGTCCCCAGAACTCACCCAATTCAAATCCAACGGCTGGATTGAGGTGTATTAGCGGGTGTGCCCCCCAATATCCAGCGGCACTAGCTGGTGAAGAAGGGAGTGCACGAGTCAGAGTCGTGGTTGATCGCAACGGCAATGTAGTTGAGGCACAAGTCCTTGGCGGAAGCGCAGTTACCGAGTTTTTGGTAGCTCCAAATGGCAATGTAGTTCCAAAAGATGGGGAAACGACCATCTATAGCAAACTGGCTGAAGCAGCTCTTGCCAGTGCAAAACAGATGAAGTTTACACCATTGGCAAACAAAGAGCAGGCGGCAGTAATTGTGAATATTAAATATACGATCGCAGGCACCGATTTTGATCGCCAATTCCGCCAACGTCAGGAACGAGAGCGCCAACAACAACAAGAACGAGAGCGACAAAAACAGCAAAAAACAGAACCAATCCCTGCAACCGAATAG
- a CDS encoding MORN repeat-containing protein — protein MLRTIGRFGITLLMAASFNIASSLSNPQEAIAAVVTLPDGGRCEGEMSNGVLNGKVTCKYANGDSYEGNFTNGKKQGQGIYTFAKGGRYEGEFSEDKPNGKGVRAYPDGDRYEGEFKDGQPNGTGIYIRADGGRYEGQFTDGNPSGKGTFTYAKGDRCSGDITDGQLNGKGVCEYANKNRYEGELKNGQPNGQGIYTFAEGGRYQGTFSNGQFDGKGVREYANKNRYEGEFKNGKPSGQGTYTFADGGSYKGAFSDGKFSGAGVYTFANGNRYEGQFTDGQFNGTGVYTFANGDRCEGQFSAGQLNGKGACKYANGDSFDGEFRNGEKDKGAYIFADGTRVEGTWKDGKFQN, from the coding sequence ATGCTTCGGACAATTGGGCGATTCGGAATAACGCTTTTAATGGCTGCAAGTTTCAATATTGCTAGCTCACTCAGCAATCCCCAAGAAGCGATCGCAGCTGTCGTTACATTACCCGATGGGGGTCGTTGCGAAGGGGAAATGAGCAATGGTGTCCTCAATGGTAAAGTCACTTGCAAATATGCCAATGGAGACAGCTACGAAGGCAATTTCACCAACGGCAAGAAGCAAGGTCAAGGTATCTACACTTTTGCCAAGGGAGGTCGGTACGAAGGAGAGTTCAGCGAGGATAAGCCCAATGGTAAAGGAGTTCGAGCCTATCCAGATGGCGATCGCTATGAAGGAGAATTCAAGGACGGTCAACCTAACGGAACGGGAATCTACATTCGAGCCGATGGGGGTCGCTACGAGGGACAGTTTACCGATGGCAATCCCAGTGGCAAAGGAACGTTTACCTATGCCAAGGGCGATCGCTGTTCTGGAGACATTACCGATGGTCAACTCAACGGTAAAGGAGTCTGTGAATACGCTAACAAAAACCGTTATGAGGGAGAACTCAAGAACGGTCAGCCCAACGGTCAAGGAATCTACACATTTGCTGAGGGGGGTCGCTACCAAGGAACGTTTAGCAACGGTCAATTCGATGGCAAGGGAGTTCGGGAATACGCCAATAAGAACCGCTACGAAGGGGAATTTAAAAACGGCAAACCCAGCGGTCAAGGAACCTATACCTTTGCGGATGGGGGTAGTTACAAAGGGGCGTTCAGCGATGGCAAATTCAGCGGCGCTGGAGTTTACACCTTTGCCAACGGTAACCGTTATGAAGGTCAGTTCACTGACGGTCAGTTTAATGGTACCGGAGTCTACACCTTTGCCAATGGCGATCGCTGTGAGGGACAGTTCAGTGCAGGTCAGTTAAACGGTAAAGGTGCCTGCAAATATGCCAATGGGGACAGCTTTGATGGAGAATTCCGCAATGGTGAGAAGGACAAGGGTGCTTATATCTTCGCAGACGGAACCCGTGTGGAAGGAACTTGGAAAGATGGCAAATTCCAAAATTAG
- a CDS encoding FecCD family ABC transporter permease: MSLVASLIYGAADIPLSKISAALIAFDGSTDHLIIRTVRLPRSLIATLVGAAIAVAGTLMQGITRNPLADPGILGINAGAVMAVVMTSFIFGTSSPSVYAWSAFLGAGVAAGTVYLLGSLGRGGLTPLNITIAGAALTAFLSSITTGILILSQKTLDEIRFWLAGSVAGSDFTLFVQVLPYMAIGLIVAFVIGKPITTLSLGDDVARGLGQRTAWVKVTAAISVVLLAGSAVAAAGPIGFIGLVVPHIVRFFVGFDYRWILPYSAVFGAILLLVADIAARLLLKPQELPVGVMTALLGTPFFIYLARWKVKR; encoded by the coding sequence ATGAGCTTAGTGGCAAGCCTAATTTACGGTGCAGCCGACATTCCCCTGAGTAAGATTTCTGCGGCGTTAATCGCGTTTGATGGTTCTACCGACCACCTGATTATTCGTACTGTACGGTTACCGCGATCGCTGATTGCCACACTTGTCGGTGCCGCGATCGCAGTAGCGGGTACACTCATGCAAGGAATAACCCGCAACCCCTTAGCTGACCCTGGAATTCTGGGAATTAATGCTGGTGCCGTGATGGCGGTCGTAATGACTAGTTTTATCTTCGGCACGTCCTCCCCAAGTGTCTATGCTTGGTCTGCTTTTCTGGGGGCAGGTGTTGCCGCAGGAACAGTCTACTTGCTTGGCTCTTTGGGTCGTGGAGGACTGACCCCCCTCAATATTACGATCGCAGGTGCGGCTTTAACGGCTTTCCTGTCATCAATCACCACTGGCATTCTCATCCTCAGTCAAAAAACACTCGATGAAATCCGGTTCTGGCTGGCGGGTTCAGTTGCGGGTAGCGATTTTACGTTGTTTGTGCAAGTACTACCTTACATGGCGATCGGACTAATCGTTGCCTTCGTCATCGGTAAACCCATCACGACTTTATCCTTAGGTGACGATGTTGCCAGAGGTTTGGGTCAACGAACCGCCTGGGTAAAAGTGACTGCCGCTATTAGTGTAGTTCTACTGGCAGGCAGTGCAGTTGCCGCCGCCGGCCCGATTGGGTTTATTGGTCTAGTCGTTCCCCACATCGTTCGTTTTTTCGTGGGGTTTGATTATCGTTGGATTCTGCCGTATTCTGCTGTTTTCGGGGCAATTTTACTACTCGTTGCGGATATAGCGGCTCGTTTACTGCTTAAACCCCAGGAACTCCCGGTTGGAGTCATGACAGCTTTATTAGGCACCCCTTTCTTTATCTACCTTGCTCGGTGGAAGGTGAAGCGATGA
- a CDS encoding FecCD family ABC transporter permease, whose protein sequence is MRKSWLVIRPQQLPVSFHLDQRVPTVLLVLGLVTLTLIVLNVGQGEYPIPPLEVLKTILGMPSTNPDYPFIINTLRLPRTLVAFAAGVGLALSGTILQGLTRNPLADPGIIGINAGAGLAAVSLIVLFPTVPLFLLPLSAFAGALTVAILIYLMAWDKGSSPLRLILMGVGFAAVLNALTTLIIAFGEINNVSQAFVWLAGSVYGRSWEHLGTILPWLGVFVPLSLILAMSLNALSLGDDMAKGLGARVEWQRGLLLLSSAAMAGASVAVAGTIGFVGLIAPHLGRQLVGPTHEGLLPTAALTGGVIVVLADWLGRVLFAPIELPCGVVTAAIGTPYFLYLLIRNRKR, encoded by the coding sequence ATGAGAAAAAGTTGGCTGGTTATTCGTCCCCAACAGTTGCCAGTATCTTTTCACTTGGATCAGCGCGTACCCACCGTACTTCTGGTGTTAGGATTGGTTACCCTGACGCTAATTGTCCTTAACGTCGGACAGGGCGAGTATCCCATTCCTCCCCTAGAAGTTTTGAAAACAATCTTGGGAATGCCGAGCACTAATCCAGATTATCCCTTCATTATTAATACCTTACGCCTACCTCGAACATTAGTCGCCTTCGCGGCTGGGGTGGGATTAGCGCTTTCCGGTACAATCCTTCAAGGTTTGACACGCAATCCCTTAGCCGACCCTGGCATTATTGGTATCAATGCAGGTGCGGGTTTGGCGGCTGTCAGTCTAATTGTTCTGTTTCCAACTGTTCCTTTATTTCTCTTACCTTTGTCTGCCTTCGCGGGTGCTTTGACGGTTGCGATTCTGATTTACCTGATGGCTTGGGATAAAGGCAGTTCCCCACTCCGTTTAATTTTAATGGGTGTCGGTTTTGCGGCTGTCCTCAATGCCTTGACGACGTTAATCATCGCCTTTGGGGAGATCAATAATGTAAGTCAGGCTTTTGTTTGGCTAGCAGGAAGTGTTTATGGACGCAGTTGGGAACATTTGGGGACAATTTTGCCCTGGTTGGGTGTTTTCGTCCCCCTGTCGTTAATACTTGCAATGTCGCTGAATGCACTCTCTTTGGGCGACGATATGGCTAAGGGTTTGGGGGCTAGGGTTGAGTGGCAGCGTGGGTTGCTCTTACTCAGCAGTGCAGCAATGGCAGGTGCATCCGTAGCCGTCGCGGGTACGATTGGCTTTGTCGGATTAATAGCACCGCACTTGGGGCGTCAGCTAGTGGGGCCAACTCATGAAGGTTTGTTACCCACGGCGGCACTCACTGGTGGAGTGATTGTCGTTCTGGCTGACTGGCTGGGGCGAGTTTTATTTGCGCCCATTGAGCTTCCCTGTGGAGTCGTGACAGCCGCGATCGGTACTCCTTATTTTCTCTACTTGCTAATCCGCAACCGCAAGCGATGA
- a CDS encoding ABC transporter ATP-binding protein: MTSLMHKKEILSTRRLCLAYDGVPIITDLDLAIPAGKITTLVGPNGCGKSTLLRGLARLLKPRAGNVYLNSADIFKLSTKAVAKRLGILPQGPVAPEGLTVRDLVAMGRYPYQNWLQQWSKDDEHLVEQALVTTGMSHLADRGLDTLSGGQRQRAWIAMALAQDTEILLLDEPTTFLDLAHQVEVLDLLYELNQSKGRTIVMVLHDLNQACRYADHLVAVRQGQVYAQGVPLQVMTEAMVREVFGLESHIMQDPVAGTPMCVPVGRKMKVRQD; encoded by the coding sequence ATGACATCACTAATGCACAAAAAAGAAATTCTGTCAACTCGTAGACTCTGCCTAGCTTATGATGGTGTACCCATCATCACAGACCTCGACCTGGCTATTCCTGCGGGGAAAATTACAACATTAGTTGGACCCAACGGCTGTGGTAAGTCAACCTTACTGCGGGGGCTTGCGAGATTGCTGAAGCCTCGTGCTGGCAACGTTTACCTCAATAGTGCTGACATTTTCAAGTTATCGACAAAAGCAGTAGCTAAGCGACTGGGAATTTTGCCTCAAGGCCCTGTTGCTCCGGAAGGCTTGACAGTGCGAGACTTGGTGGCGATGGGTCGTTATCCTTATCAAAACTGGTTGCAGCAGTGGTCTAAAGACGATGAACACCTGGTAGAGCAAGCGTTGGTGACTACGGGGATGAGTCACTTAGCAGACCGAGGACTGGATACCCTCTCCGGTGGGCAACGGCAGCGGGCTTGGATTGCCATGGCATTAGCGCAGGATACTGAAATTTTACTATTGGATGAACCGACGACATTCTTGGACTTGGCGCATCAAGTTGAGGTGTTGGATTTGCTTTATGAGTTGAACCAGAGCAAGGGGCGGACAATTGTGATGGTACTGCATGACCTGAATCAGGCGTGTCGCTATGCTGATCATTTAGTAGCTGTGCGGCAGGGTCAAGTTTATGCCCAAGGTGTACCCTTGCAAGTGATGACAGAAGCGATGGTGCGCGAGGTTTTTGGCTTGGAGTCTCATATTATGCAAGACCCTGTGGCGGGAACGCCGATGTGCGTTCCGGTCGGTCGCAAGATGAAGGTGAGGCAAGATTGA
- a CDS encoding ArsR/SmtB family transcription factor produces MNPKSELPQSFCVRKLKVLADTTRLAVLEILMEGPKHVGELNAVLDVEQSLLSHHLKILREEGFVEATRDGKAVLYSLTPAVWQEKVGRAIDLGCCLLSFN; encoded by the coding sequence ATGAACCCAAAAAGCGAATTACCTCAGTCGTTTTGCGTCCGCAAGCTGAAAGTTTTAGCAGACACCACTCGTCTAGCCGTTTTGGAAATCCTGATGGAAGGGCCAAAGCATGTTGGGGAGTTGAACGCTGTTCTAGATGTGGAGCAAAGTTTGCTATCGCACCACCTCAAAATTCTGCGGGAAGAGGGGTTTGTTGAGGCGACACGAGATGGCAAGGCGGTGCTTTACAGTTTGACTCCCGCCGTCTGGCAGGAAAAGGTTGGTAGGGCAATTGATCTTGGCTGTTGCCTGCTTTCCTTTAACTGA
- the arsM gene encoding arsenosugar biosynthesis arsenite methyltransferase ArsM, producing MTYLKTTAEFYSEVAQTPQVGLCCVQSSPLRLPGLSIPEPMQQMNYGCGTTVHPAELTNEPTVLYVGVGGGLEALQFAYFSRRSGSVIAVEPVSAMREAATRNLELAAQENPWFNPSFVEIRDGDAFALPVPDASVDVVAQNCLFNIFEPDDLTKALKEAYRVLKPGGRLQMSDPIATRPIPVHLQQDERLRAMCLSGALTYEQYTQRIIDAGFGQVEIRARRPYRLLDRHTYYLEEDLLLESLDCVAFKVPIPEDGACIFTGKTAIYKGSEEFFDDSAGHVLQRGVPAVVCDKTAAKLGKSRPEDVIITDSTWHYVGGGCC from the coding sequence ATGACTTATCTTAAAACAACTGCCGAATTTTACAGTGAAGTTGCCCAAACGCCCCAAGTGGGTTTATGTTGCGTCCAAAGTAGCCCCCTGAGACTGCCAGGACTGAGCATTCCTGAACCCATGCAGCAAATGAACTATGGTTGCGGCACAACGGTTCATCCGGCTGAACTCACCAATGAGCCAACTGTACTGTATGTCGGTGTCGGTGGCGGCTTGGAAGCGTTGCAATTCGCCTATTTTTCCCGCCGTTCTGGTAGCGTTATTGCTGTTGAACCGGTCAGCGCCATGCGGGAAGCAGCTACCCGTAACCTAGAACTGGCTGCTCAAGAAAATCCCTGGTTTAACCCCAGTTTTGTCGAAATTCGGGATGGAGACGCCTTCGCCCTGCCTGTGCCAGATGCCTCTGTGGATGTCGTGGCACAAAATTGTTTATTTAATATCTTTGAGCCGGATGACCTCACCAAAGCTTTGAAAGAAGCCTACCGGGTATTAAAACCAGGCGGACGCCTGCAAATGAGCGACCCCATTGCCACTCGTCCTATCCCAGTACATTTGCAACAAGATGAACGATTGAGGGCGATGTGTCTATCTGGTGCTCTGACTTATGAGCAGTATACTCAACGGATTATTGATGCTGGATTTGGTCAGGTGGAAATTCGCGCCCGTCGTCCTTACCGACTCTTAGATCGTCACACTTACTATTTGGAAGAAGATTTGCTGTTAGAAAGTCTGGATTGTGTTGCCTTCAAAGTCCCGATTCCTGAAGATGGTGCCTGCATTTTCACGGGAAAAACAGCGATTTACAAGGGTAGCGAAGAATTTTTTGATGACTCAGCAGGACATGTTCTCCAACGGGGTGTACCCGCCGTTGTCTGCGATAAGACAGCCGCAAAGCTAGGGAAGTCACGACCTGAGGATGTGATCATTACAGATTCAACGTGGCACTACGTGGGTGGCGGTTGCTGTTAA
- a CDS encoding DUF1499 domain-containing protein, producing MTAEIQQRAILRLILIFCTTLSKTKPTTFSTLLVALCWLSATRGTRFAGKRPTNIGVCSGRLAPCPSTPNCVNSQSLDSIHRIKPLTYNSTPTQVMANLKTVIQNLERAKIITETENYLYIEFTSAFWGFVDDVEFLLDESAKVIHVRSASRLGTSDLGANRKRIETIRAKLKDLRNT from the coding sequence ATGACAGCAGAGATTCAACAACGAGCAATTCTAAGATTAATCCTAATCTTCTGTACAACCTTATCCAAGACAAAGCCCACAACATTTTCAACATTATTAGTTGCTCTGTGCTGGCTCAGCGCAACACGAGGAACAAGGTTTGCCGGAAAACGACCTACGAATATCGGTGTTTGCTCAGGACGACTAGCGCCTTGCCCTAGCACACCCAACTGTGTTAATAGTCAAAGCCTTGATTCTATACATCGAATTAAGCCTTTAACTTACAACTCGACACCGACACAGGTAATGGCTAACCTCAAAACAGTGATTCAGAACCTGGAGAGGGCGAAAATCATCACAGAAACTGAGAATTACCTCTACATAGAATTCACGAGCGCCTTTTGGGGTTTTGTCGATGATGTGGAATTTTTACTAGATGAAAGCGCCAAGGTAATTCACGTTCGATCTGCCTCGCGCCTGGGAACATCGGACTTGGGAGCGAACCGTAAACGAATCGAAACCATTAGAGCTAAACTCAAAGATTTGAGGAATACTTAG
- a CDS encoding serine/threonine protein kinase, giving the protein MPQAGQVLQASLAEHNLIQRYQLKEILGQDASRQTWLAIDLASHTQEQVVVKLLALNPQMHLNECQLFEREAQILQQLDHPRIPKYRNYFVLDHQPGSRFSWFGLVHSYIPGTSVQQLLNEGKHFSEAEVEKIAVEVLNILVYLHEQNPLIIHRDIKPSNLIWGEDGRVYLVDFGAVQDQAVLEGATFTVVGTYGYVPMEQFGGRAVPASDLYALGATLIHLLTGVAPADLPQHDARIQFADKVSIDRGFVNWIGKLTEPSLSERLSTAQQALEALQNKHKLSPAITNYKPTGSQIQLKKSASQLEIRIPRRGKKAFRSFYLLGFIVPFLIQLPNYLNLFWSWSSYTITPWVGTAVIGVLGIVVMSAVILPAFTQTYLYFDRNHFEIRRKLFGFPYWWRRAKTSRIIAIGEEEIKRTAAPKGVTIETGSRKYTTNPLATVERLWLIQEIKDWLRLR; this is encoded by the coding sequence ATGCCACAAGCGGGACAGGTACTACAGGCTAGCTTAGCAGAACACAATCTCATTCAGCGTTACCAACTTAAGGAAATATTAGGACAGGATGCCAGTCGTCAAACTTGGCTGGCAATCGATTTGGCTTCACACACCCAAGAACAGGTTGTTGTGAAACTGTTAGCTCTCAATCCGCAGATGCACCTGAATGAATGCCAGTTGTTTGAGCGTGAGGCTCAAATTTTGCAACAACTAGACCATCCCCGAATTCCTAAGTATCGAAATTACTTCGTACTCGACCACCAACCCGGTTCAAGATTTTCCTGGTTTGGCTTGGTACACAGTTATATTCCAGGTACTTCTGTTCAACAATTACTCAATGAAGGTAAGCACTTCTCTGAGGCAGAAGTCGAAAAAATTGCCGTTGAAGTATTGAATATTTTGGTCTACCTGCACGAACAAAATCCACTCATCATCCATCGAGATATCAAACCCAGTAACCTAATTTGGGGCGAAGATGGACGAGTTTACTTGGTTGATTTTGGAGCCGTACAAGACCAAGCGGTGCTAGAAGGTGCCACCTTTACGGTAGTGGGAACTTATGGTTATGTACCCATGGAACAATTCGGGGGTCGAGCGGTTCCTGCATCTGATTTGTATGCTTTAGGCGCAACTTTAATTCATCTTTTAACAGGTGTTGCTCCTGCTGACTTACCGCAACACGATGCACGTATTCAATTTGCTGATAAAGTCAGCATCGATCGCGGTTTTGTGAATTGGATTGGTAAACTTACAGAACCTAGTTTGTCAGAACGGCTTAGCACAGCTCAACAAGCTTTAGAAGCACTTCAAAATAAACATAAACTCAGTCCTGCAATTACCAATTATAAGCCTACAGGTAGCCAAATTCAACTGAAGAAGTCTGCCAGTCAGCTAGAGATTAGAATTCCCCGACGTGGGAAAAAAGCGTTTAGATCGTTTTACCTACTTGGGTTCATTGTTCCTTTCTTAATTCAGCTGCCAAACTACCTCAACCTGTTTTGGAGCTGGAGTTCTTACACCATCACTCCGTGGGTGGGTACGGCTGTGATAGGTGTCCTAGGGATAGTGGTGATGAGTGCAGTAATATTACCTGCCTTTACACAAACTTATTTATATTTTGATCGCAACCATTTTGAAATTAGACGAAAATTATTTGGTTTTCCTTATTGGTGGCGACGTGCTAAAACGTCAAGGATTATCGCTATTGGTGAAGAAGAAATCAAGAGAACAGCCGCGCCCAAGGGCGTAACGATCGAGACGGGTAGCCGAAAATATACAACTAACCCTTTAGCTACAGTAGAGCGCCTCTGGCTGATTCAGGAAATCAAAGATTGGTTGAGACTTAGATAA